The Streptomyces sp. NBC_01353 genome contains a region encoding:
- a CDS encoding MerR family transcriptional regulator, whose amino-acid sequence MSAGGGRPAPAEYRIEDLAHHSGATVRTIRAYQDRGLLPRPERRGRSNVYGDTHLARLRQIADLLDRGYTLASIKELLEAWDAGRGLGGVLGLVAEVDGPWTDEKADRISREDLDATFGGKPDEDAIREAIELGVLERVPDRDDEFLVPSPQELAVAAELYEAGVPLPAISGHLRELRVQVEHIASRFLEFTTEHVFARYLEHRPPTDADAAEAATMVRRLRPLAQQTVDAELARAMRLFATRHLQHHLSADPPPVRDDDPRPVALPSGTIRAVQRLVGAENVAAFIAAAAEREVQTRTLDALASNPLSDG is encoded by the coding sequence CGGACGATCCGTGCCTACCAGGACCGCGGTCTGCTGCCCCGGCCGGAGCGCCGGGGCAGGTCCAATGTGTACGGGGACACGCATCTGGCCCGGCTGCGGCAGATCGCGGATCTCCTGGACCGCGGCTACACCCTGGCCTCCATCAAGGAGCTGCTGGAGGCCTGGGACGCGGGCCGCGGGCTGGGCGGGGTGCTGGGCCTGGTCGCCGAGGTCGACGGTCCGTGGACGGACGAGAAGGCCGACCGGATCTCCCGCGAGGACCTCGACGCCACATTCGGCGGAAAGCCCGACGAGGACGCGATCCGGGAGGCGATCGAGCTCGGGGTCTTGGAGCGGGTGCCGGACCGGGACGACGAGTTTCTGGTCCCGAGCCCCCAAGAGCTGGCGGTGGCAGCCGAGTTGTACGAGGCAGGCGTTCCGCTCCCCGCAATCTCCGGGCATCTGCGGGAGCTTCGCGTCCAGGTCGAGCACATCGCCTCGCGTTTCCTGGAGTTCACCACCGAGCACGTCTTCGCGCGCTACCTGGAGCACCGGCCGCCGACGGATGCCGACGCGGCCGAGGCGGCGACGATGGTGCGCAGGCTGCGGCCGCTCGCCCAACAGACGGTCGACGCCGAACTCGCGCGTGCGATGCGGCTGTTCGCCACCCGCCATCTGCAGCACCACCTCTCGGCCGACCCTCCGCCGGTGCGGGACGACGACCCACGCCCGGTGGCACTGCCGTCGGGGACGATTCGGGCCGTGCAGCGTCTCGTTGGCGCGGAGAACGTGGCGGCGTTCATCGCGGCGGCGGCGGAACGCGAGGTGCAGACAAGGACATTGGACGCACTCGCCTCAAACCCCTTGAGTGATGGCTAA
- a CDS encoding RNA 2'-phosphotransferase, with protein sequence MNRSDEERRTVKVSKYLSKHLRHQPERIGLVLDANGWTEIDTLLRAAAEHGFPISRAELDHVVAANDKKRFAIEGTRIRASQGHTVTVDLGLPPAEPPACLYHGTVASHLDAIRAEGLRPMARHHVHLSPDRETATRVGARRGRPVILSVDSGAMHRAGYVFHVSANGVWLTDTVPPKFLRFPG encoded by the coding sequence ATGAACAGATCCGATGAAGAGAGACGCACCGTGAAGGTGTCGAAGTATCTCTCCAAGCACCTGCGCCACCAGCCCGAGCGGATCGGACTGGTCCTCGACGCGAACGGCTGGACCGAGATCGACACGCTCCTGCGGGCGGCGGCCGAGCACGGCTTCCCGATCAGCCGCGCCGAGCTGGACCATGTCGTCGCCGCCAACGACAAGAAGCGCTTCGCGATCGAAGGAACGCGGATCCGGGCCAGCCAGGGCCACACCGTCACCGTGGACCTGGGCCTTCCGCCCGCCGAGCCGCCCGCGTGCCTCTACCACGGTACGGTCGCCTCCCACCTGGACGCCATCCGGGCCGAGGGCCTGCGGCCGATGGCCCGTCACCATGTCCATCTCTCCCCCGACCGCGAGACCGCGACCCGGGTCGGCGCGCGTCGTGGCCGCCCGGTGATCCTCAGCGTGGACTCCGGTGCGATGCACCGGGCCGGGTACGTCTTCCACGTCAGCGCCAACGGGGTCTGGCTGACCGACACCGTCCCGCCGAAGTTTCTCCGCTTCCCCGGCTGA
- a CDS encoding DUF6083 domain-containing protein encodes MVSGHRCDACDSVGTAVPRLGDEYLVLCDDCWGSVDVPAAREPDCREPVLLSDVLAGAADALAHAARTGRAVPDARSTGSTTCDTCGGQATWHRTVRGRWIMIEPGELPVGSVPPGKRWRIAGDGTAVNLGPASPSDTCRVCHFDVCPTRPAPLDSPVLLALWRKHARRGA; translated from the coding sequence GTGGTCTCCGGCCATCGATGCGACGCGTGTGATTCCGTCGGGACTGCCGTCCCGCGTCTCGGCGACGAGTACCTCGTCCTCTGCGACGACTGCTGGGGCAGCGTCGATGTCCCTGCGGCTCGCGAGCCCGACTGCCGCGAGCCGGTGCTCCTGAGCGATGTCCTGGCCGGCGCGGCCGACGCCCTGGCCCACGCGGCCCGCACCGGCCGTGCGGTGCCGGATGCCCGGTCCACAGGCTCGACGACCTGCGACACGTGTGGCGGACAGGCCACATGGCACCGCACCGTGCGGGGACGGTGGATCATGATCGAGCCGGGAGAGTTACCGGTCGGCTCCGTGCCCCCGGGGAAGCGGTGGCGCATCGCGGGCGACGGGACCGCGGTGAACCTCGGCCCGGCTTCACCGTCCGACACATGCAGGGTCTGCCACTTCGACGTGTGCCCGACACGGCCGGCGCCGCTCGACTCCCCGGTGCTGCTGGCGCTGTGGCGGAAGCACGCACGGCGCGGGGCGTGA
- a CDS encoding LLM class flavin-dependent oxidoreductase — translation MTLRLSTVILPVHRWHEGGRDRWQRAEELGFHAAYTYDHLSWRTFRDGPWFGALPTLTAAATATERMRLGTLVTSPNFRHPVTLAKELISLDDISGGRVTLGIGAGGNGFDATTLGQEAWSPKERADRFGEFLPLLDRLLTEGAVSQRGTFYSAEEARNIPGCAQSPRLPFAVAATGPRGLKLAARHGQAWVTTGDPKLYEEGTPEQSVEAVRGQVEKLGKACAELGRDVAELDKVLLTGFTPDRGRPLESVDAFVDFAGIHRDLGFTEIVIHWPIPDSDFAADQAVFEKIATEAVAQLG, via the coding sequence ATGACCTTGCGCCTGAGCACTGTGATCCTTCCCGTCCATCGCTGGCACGAGGGTGGTCGTGACCGTTGGCAGCGAGCCGAGGAGCTGGGCTTTCATGCTGCGTACACCTATGACCACCTGTCCTGGCGGACCTTCCGCGACGGGCCCTGGTTCGGCGCCCTGCCTACGCTCACTGCCGCCGCGACCGCCACGGAACGGATGCGTCTGGGCACCCTGGTGACGTCGCCGAACTTCCGGCACCCGGTGACGCTCGCCAAGGAGTTGATCTCCCTGGACGACATCTCGGGCGGCCGGGTCACACTCGGCATCGGCGCCGGCGGCAACGGTTTCGACGCCACCACGCTCGGCCAGGAGGCCTGGTCGCCGAAGGAGCGCGCCGACCGGTTCGGCGAGTTCCTGCCGCTGCTCGACCGGCTGCTCACCGAGGGCGCCGTCTCGCAGCGGGGCACGTTCTACTCGGCCGAGGAGGCCCGGAACATCCCCGGCTGCGCGCAGAGCCCGCGGCTGCCGTTCGCGGTCGCCGCGACCGGGCCGCGCGGTCTGAAGCTCGCCGCGCGCCACGGGCAGGCGTGGGTGACGACCGGGGATCCGAAGCTGTACGAGGAGGGCACGCCGGAGCAGTCGGTCGAGGCCGTCCGCGGCCAGGTCGAGAAGCTCGGCAAGGCGTGCGCGGAGCTCGGCCGGGATGTGGCCGAGCTGGACAAGGTGCTCCTCACCGGGTTCACCCCGGATCGGGGCCGCCCGCTGGAGTCCGTGGACGCCTTCGTGGACTTCGCGGGCATCCACCGGGACCTCGGGTTCACCGAGATCGTGATCCACTGGCCGATCCCCGACTCCGACTTCGCCGCCGACCAGGCCGTCTTCGAGAAGATCGCCACCGAGGCCGTCGCCCAGTTGGGCTGA
- a CDS encoding Cof-type HAD-IIB family hydrolase: MVRKNGSVTSPHSPRPAAPAPRLIATDLDGTLLRDDKSLSERTVAALAAAEQAGIEVFFVTGRPARWMDVVSDHVHGHGLAICANGAAVVDLHAGGTFLKVRPLERNVALEVVTTLRAAAPGTSFAVELTTGIHYEPLYPPFFLDPGATVAVAEKLLFEEEPGAAAPVLKLLAQHPELEPDAFLATARAAAGELASFTRSSPTALLEISGLGVSKASTLALCCAERGISADEVVAFGDMPNDIEMLSWAGRSYAMGNAHTDVIAAASGRTVANNEDGVAVVIERILAGTLDG; the protein is encoded by the coding sequence ATGGTGCGGAAGAATGGATCGGTGACCTCACCCCACTCCCCGCGCCCTGCCGCCCCCGCCCCCCGGCTGATCGCCACCGACCTCGACGGCACCCTGCTGCGTGACGACAAGTCCCTCTCGGAGCGGACGGTCGCGGCGCTCGCCGCCGCCGAGCAGGCCGGGATCGAGGTCTTCTTCGTCACTGGACGGCCCGCCCGCTGGATGGACGTCGTCAGCGACCATGTCCACGGCCACGGCCTCGCGATCTGCGCCAACGGCGCGGCCGTTGTCGATCTGCACGCGGGCGGAACGTTCCTGAAGGTACGGCCGCTGGAGCGGAACGTCGCGCTCGAAGTCGTGACCACGCTGCGCGCCGCCGCCCCGGGGACCTCGTTCGCGGTCGAGCTCACCACCGGCATCCACTACGAGCCCCTGTACCCGCCCTTCTTCCTCGACCCGGGGGCGACCGTCGCGGTCGCCGAGAAGCTCCTCTTCGAAGAGGAGCCCGGCGCCGCCGCCCCAGTGCTCAAGCTGCTCGCCCAGCACCCGGAACTCGAGCCCGACGCCTTCCTGGCGACCGCCCGCGCGGCCGCCGGCGAGCTGGCCTCGTTCACCCGCTCCAGCCCCACCGCGCTCCTGGAGATCAGCGGCCTCGGCGTCTCCAAGGCGTCCACCCTGGCCCTCTGCTGCGCCGAGCGGGGCATCTCCGCCGACGAGGTCGTCGCCTTCGGCGACATGCCCAACGACATCGAGATGCTCAGCTGGGCCGGCCGCTCGTACGCGATGGGCAACGCCCACACGGACGTGATCGCCGCCGCCTCCGGCCGCACCGTCGCCAACAACGAGGACGGCGTGGCCGTCGTCATCGAACGGATCCTCGCCGGCACCCTCGACGGCTGA
- a CDS encoding GAF domain-containing protein → MTAAVPDVPDPLEAATQATRSLQGLSTELTARVPQLLEAMRSVGTGLELHSTLDRICETAAELADARYAAIGVVDEEGDGLSDFVTFGVDEEIARRIGRRPNGHAGLLGALIREPETIRLADLSRDPRAAGFPPGHPPMRTFLGVPIRVQGEIFGNLYLAEKNGGGEFNDYDVHMVRVLATEAGIAIGNARLYEAARQRERWIDGSVAVTTALLSGGDADDALAVVAEQARRLADAAAGIVLLPAQDGGLEIVAVSADRPSSSLGVVIPPESAVVERLLGGEAVFVDDASGDPRMISRLAAQYGPSMLLPLHSGGKVLGALAMPRARGGRPFTEAERTLATQFASQAALALMMADAQRDRERLAVYEDRDRIARDLHDLVIQRLFATGMMLESAQRKSIVPAVREGVGKAVDELDVTIQEIRTAIFALQQGPAEAPSGLRTRVLREINMAAVPLGFKPAHRFLGAIDSTVGDLTGKNLIAALREALSNAFRHAEATRIEVIVDAGAELPDGTAGVRLSVADDGVGIPEGGRRSGLRNLTRRAESLGGSSWCGPGIGEDGGGTTVVWQAPL, encoded by the coding sequence ATGACCGCCGCCGTGCCCGATGTCCCGGACCCCCTGGAAGCCGCCACCCAGGCCACCCGCAGCCTCCAGGGCCTGTCGACCGAGCTCACGGCACGGGTGCCGCAGCTCCTCGAGGCGATGCGCTCGGTGGGGACCGGGCTCGAACTGCACTCGACGCTCGACCGGATCTGCGAGACCGCGGCCGAACTCGCCGACGCCCGCTACGCCGCGATCGGTGTCGTCGACGAGGAGGGCGACGGGCTCTCGGACTTCGTCACCTTCGGTGTCGACGAGGAGATCGCCCGCCGGATCGGTCGGCGCCCGAACGGGCACGCGGGGCTGCTCGGCGCGCTGATCCGCGAACCCGAGACGATCCGGCTGGCCGATCTGTCCAGGGATCCGCGCGCCGCGGGATTCCCGCCGGGGCACCCTCCGATGCGGACCTTCCTCGGTGTCCCGATCCGGGTCCAGGGGGAGATCTTCGGCAACCTGTACCTCGCCGAGAAGAACGGCGGCGGCGAGTTCAACGACTACGACGTCCACATGGTCCGGGTCCTCGCCACCGAGGCCGGGATCGCCATCGGCAACGCCCGCCTCTACGAGGCCGCCCGGCAGCGCGAGCGCTGGATCGACGGCTCGGTCGCGGTCACCACCGCCCTGCTCTCCGGCGGTGACGCGGACGACGCCCTCGCGGTGGTCGCCGAACAGGCCCGCAGGCTCGCCGACGCGGCCGCCGGGATCGTGCTGCTGCCCGCCCAGGACGGCGGACTGGAGATCGTCGCCGTCTCCGCCGACCGGCCGAGCAGCTCGCTGGGCGTGGTGATCCCGCCCGAAAGCGCCGTGGTGGAGCGGCTGCTGGGCGGCGAGGCGGTCTTCGTGGACGACGCCTCGGGTGATCCGCGCATGATCAGCCGGCTGGCGGCCCAGTACGGGCCGAGCATGTTGCTGCCCCTGCACAGCGGAGGCAAGGTGCTCGGCGCGCTCGCCATGCCCCGCGCGCGGGGCGGTCGGCCCTTCACCGAGGCGGAGCGGACCCTGGCCACGCAGTTCGCCTCCCAGGCGGCGCTCGCGCTGATGATGGCCGACGCGCAGCGCGACCGGGAGCGGCTCGCCGTCTACGAGGACCGCGACCGGATCGCCCGTGACCTGCACGACCTGGTCATCCAGCGGCTGTTCGCCACCGGGATGATGCTGGAGAGCGCGCAGCGCAAGTCGATCGTGCCCGCGGTGCGCGAGGGGGTCGGCAAGGCCGTGGACGAGCTGGACGTGACGATCCAGGAGATCCGTACCGCGATCTTCGCGCTCCAGCAGGGGCCTGCCGAGGCGCCGTCCGGGCTGCGCACCCGCGTGCTGCGGGAGATCAACATGGCGGCCGTGCCACTGGGCTTCAAGCCCGCGCACCGCTTCCTCGGCGCGATCGACTCGACGGTCGGCGATCTCACCGGCAAGAACCTCATCGCCGCCCTGCGCGAGGCGCTCTCCAACGCCTTCCGGCACGCCGAGGCGACCCGGATCGAGGTCATCGTCGACGCGGGCGCCGAACTGCCCGACGGCACCGCCGGGGTCCGGCTCTCGGTCGCGGACGACGGCGTCGGTATCCCGGAGGGCGGCCGGCGCAGCGGACTGCGCAACCTGACGCGGCGCGCGGAGTCGCTGGGCGGGTCGAGCTGGTGCGGCCCGGGGATCGGGGAGGACGGCGGGGGTACGACGGTGGTGTGGCAGGCCCCGCTGTAG
- the cydD gene encoding thiol reductant ABC exporter subunit CydD yields the protein MFHVKPIDPRLLRYARATRLFLTAVVVLGLAGAALVVAQAMLIAEVVVGAFQEGLSVSDLTTPLLLLAGVAVGRGLVSWLTELAAHRASAAVKSELRGRLLAQAAELGPGWLSGQKAGSLAALATRGVDALDDYFSRYLPQLGLAVVVPVAVLARIVTEDWVSAAIIVVTLPLIPLFMILIGWYTQARMDRQWKLLSRLSGHFLDVVAGLPTLKVFGRAKAQAESIRAITSEYRQATMKTLRIAFLSSFALELLSTLSVALVAVGIGMRLVHGDLDLYTGLVILVLAPEAYLPIRQVGAQYHAAAEGLAAAEEIFEVLENPVKERGVGAVPSSPRIELENVTVRHAGRAEPSLDAASLVLEPGETVALVGPSGVGKSTLLDVVLGFVAPEEGGSIRVGGVELGALDVEEWRSRIAWVPQRPHFFAGTIAENIRLARPDASDEAVREALRDAGADVFVAGLPEGVETLLGEDGVGLSAGQRQRLALARAFLADRPFLLLDEPTAALDGETEAAVVDAVRRLAAGRTVLLVVHRPALLAVADRVVELRRTTAVDVAEPTAADETPDVLAAPSAAEATTVVPGTGEAESEPAEAGTEAGTRTGDRAEAGTGGGAGGSVFGRVRDVAGELKGRMGLALLLGSLALGSAVGLMAVSGWLISRASEQPPVLYLMVAVTATRAFGIGRAVFRYAERIVSHDAVLRMLAELRVSVYRRLERIAPAGLRRTRRGDLLSRLVQDVDALQDYWLRWLLPAGAALVVGAGSVGFTAWLLPEAGAVLAAGLLAAGVAVPLLSGALARRAERRLAPARGALAVTVLDLLRGCAELTVAGALKDRIERARAADRTLTAIASRQAAATAVGAGLSALACGVTVAAAAFVGIQAVRDGRLDGVTLAVVVLTPLAAFEAVTGLPLAVQYRQRVKRSAERVYEVLDAPVPVHEPARPAVPPQSPFPLELAGLSARHAGQEREALGDFALTLEAGRRVAVVGASGSGKTTLAQVLLRFLDADAGSYRLGGVAASELDGDDVRRFVGLCAQDAHIFDSTIRENLRLARTGADDEELRAALGRARLLDWVDGLPDGLDTQVGEHGSRLSGGQRQRLALARALLADFPVLVLDEPAEHLDLATADALTDDLLRVTEGRTTVLITHRLRGLDAVDEVVVLDEGRTVQRGPYAELARAEGPLRRMLEQERETDLLLAAGRTTGRPTFLAK from the coding sequence ATGTTTCACGTGAAACCGATCGATCCGCGTCTGCTCCGGTACGCCCGGGCCACCCGTCTCTTTCTCACGGCAGTGGTGGTTCTCGGCTTGGCCGGGGCGGCGCTGGTCGTCGCCCAGGCGATGCTCATCGCCGAGGTGGTGGTGGGGGCCTTCCAGGAGGGCCTGTCGGTTTCCGACCTGACCACGCCGCTGCTGCTGCTCGCCGGTGTCGCGGTGGGGCGGGGGCTGGTCTCCTGGCTGACCGAGCTGGCCGCCCATCGGGCGAGCGCGGCGGTCAAGTCCGAACTGCGCGGACGACTGCTGGCGCAGGCGGCCGAGCTGGGGCCGGGATGGCTCAGCGGGCAGAAGGCCGGCTCGCTGGCCGCCCTGGCGACACGAGGGGTGGACGCGCTCGATGACTACTTCTCGCGCTATCTGCCGCAGTTGGGGCTCGCGGTGGTGGTTCCCGTGGCGGTCCTGGCGAGGATCGTCACCGAGGACTGGGTCTCGGCGGCGATCATCGTCGTGACCCTGCCGCTCATCCCCCTCTTCATGATTCTGATCGGCTGGTACACCCAGGCCCGGATGGACCGTCAGTGGAAGCTGCTGTCCCGGCTCTCGGGCCACTTCCTGGACGTGGTGGCCGGGCTGCCGACGCTCAAGGTGTTCGGGCGGGCGAAGGCCCAGGCCGAGTCGATCCGCGCCATCACGTCGGAGTACCGGCAGGCGACGATGAAGACGCTGCGCATCGCGTTCCTGTCGTCCTTCGCCCTGGAGTTGCTGTCGACTCTGTCGGTGGCGCTGGTTGCGGTCGGCATCGGTATGCGGCTGGTCCACGGGGACCTCGACCTGTACACCGGCCTGGTCATTCTGGTGCTGGCGCCCGAGGCCTACCTCCCGATCCGTCAGGTGGGGGCGCAGTACCACGCGGCCGCGGAAGGCCTGGCCGCTGCCGAGGAGATCTTCGAGGTCCTTGAGAACCCGGTGAAGGAGCGTGGGGTGGGCGCGGTGCCGTCGTCGCCGCGTATAGAGCTGGAGAACGTGACCGTGCGTCATGCGGGTCGCGCGGAGCCCTCGTTGGACGCAGCCTCGCTCGTGCTGGAGCCGGGCGAGACGGTGGCCCTGGTGGGCCCGAGCGGTGTGGGCAAGTCGACGCTGCTCGATGTGGTGCTGGGGTTCGTGGCGCCGGAGGAGGGTGGCTCGATCCGGGTCGGGGGCGTGGAACTCGGCGCCCTGGACGTGGAGGAATGGCGGTCGCGGATCGCCTGGGTGCCGCAACGTCCGCACTTCTTCGCGGGCACCATCGCCGAGAACATCCGCCTGGCGCGACCGGACGCCTCCGACGAGGCCGTGCGGGAGGCGCTGCGCGACGCCGGGGCCGATGTGTTCGTGGCCGGGCTCCCCGAGGGTGTCGAGACGCTGCTGGGCGAGGACGGCGTGGGCCTCTCCGCAGGGCAGCGGCAACGCCTCGCCCTGGCCCGCGCGTTCCTCGCCGACCGGCCGTTCCTTCTGCTGGATGAGCCCACGGCCGCGCTGGACGGCGAGACGGAGGCGGCCGTGGTCGACGCGGTCCGCCGTCTCGCGGCCGGACGCACGGTGCTTCTGGTCGTCCACCGACCGGCGCTGCTCGCGGTCGCGGACCGTGTGGTGGAGCTCCGGCGGACCACCGCCGTGGACGTGGCGGAGCCGACCGCGGCGGACGAGACGCCGGACGTGTTGGCTGCACCCTCCGCGGCCGAGGCGACGACCGTCGTCCCCGGCACGGGCGAGGCGGAGTCGGAGCCTGCCGAGGCCGGAACCGAGGCAGGTACCCGGACCGGGGACCGCGCCGAGGCCGGGACGGGCGGCGGCGCCGGGGGTTCGGTCTTCGGGCGCGTTCGGGACGTGGCGGGGGAACTCAAGGGCCGGATGGGGCTCGCCCTGCTGCTTGGAAGTCTGGCGCTGGGATCCGCCGTCGGGCTCATGGCGGTGTCCGGATGGCTCATCTCGCGAGCGTCCGAACAGCCGCCCGTGCTGTATCTGATGGTGGCCGTCACCGCCACGCGGGCGTTCGGCATCGGGCGGGCGGTGTTCCGGTACGCCGAGCGGATCGTGTCCCACGACGCCGTGCTGCGGATGCTCGCGGAGCTGCGGGTGTCGGTCTACCGCCGCCTGGAGCGCATCGCCCCCGCAGGGCTGCGCCGCACCCGCCGAGGCGACCTGCTCTCCCGGCTCGTCCAGGACGTCGACGCCCTCCAGGACTACTGGCTGCGCTGGCTGCTGCCCGCAGGCGCCGCGCTCGTGGTGGGGGCCGGTTCCGTCGGGTTCACCGCCTGGCTGCTGCCCGAGGCCGGGGCCGTGCTCGCCGCGGGCCTGCTGGCCGCCGGAGTGGCCGTCCCGCTGCTGAGCGGCGCCCTCGCGCGCCGGGCCGAGCGACGGCTCGCACCCGCCCGGGGCGCCCTGGCCGTCACGGTCCTCGACCTGCTGCGCGGCTGCGCCGAACTGACCGTCGCCGGGGCGCTGAAGGACCGTATCGAGCGGGCCAGGGCCGCCGACCGTACGCTCACCGCCATCGCCTCCCGGCAGGCCGCCGCCACCGCGGTCGGGGCCGGCCTCTCCGCGCTTGCCTGCGGAGTGACGGTCGCCGCCGCCGCGTTCGTCGGCATCCAGGCCGTCCGCGACGGACGCCTCGACGGTGTGACGCTCGCCGTCGTCGTGCTCACCCCGCTCGCCGCCTTCGAGGCCGTCACCGGCCTCCCGCTGGCAGTCCAGTACCGCCAGCGCGTGAAGCGCAGCGCCGAGCGGGTGTACGAGGTGCTCGACGCCCCCGTTCCCGTACACGAGCCCGCGCGGCCCGCCGTACCCCCGCAGAGCCCGTTCCCGCTGGAGCTCGCCGGCCTCTCCGCCCGCCACGCGGGGCAGGAGCGGGAGGCGCTCGGCGACTTCGCGCTCACGCTGGAGGCCGGGCGCAGGGTCGCCGTCGTCGGCGCCTCCGGATCGGGCAAGACCACCCTCGCCCAGGTGCTGCTGCGCTTCCTGGACGCCGACGCCGGTTCGTACCGGCTCGGCGGGGTGGCGGCTTCGGAGCTCGACGGCGACGACGTCCGTCGCTTCGTCGGGCTCTGCGCCCAGGACGCCCACATCTTCGACAGCACCATCCGGGAGAACCTCCGCCTGGCGCGTACCGGCGCCGACGACGAGGAACTGCGGGCCGCCCTCGGCCGGGCCCGGCTCCTCGACTGGGTGGACGGGCTGCCGGACGGCCTCGACACGCAGGTCGGCGAGCATGGCTCGAGGCTCTCCGGTGGTCAGCGGCAGCGCCTCGCGCTCGCCCGGGCGCTCCTCGCCGACTTCCCCGTCCTCGTGCTCGACGAGCCGGCCGAGCATCTCGACCTCGCCACGGCGGACGCGCTCACCGACGACCTGCTGCGGGTCACCGAGGGCCGTACCACCGTCCTGATCACCCACCGGCTGCGCGGCCTCGACGCCGTCGACGAGGTGGTGGTCCTGGACGAGGGCCGGACCGTGCAGCGCGGGCCGTACGCGGAGCTGGCGCGGGCCGAAGGCCCCTTGCGCCGGATGCTGGAGCAGGAGCGGGAGACCGATCTCCTGCTCGCTGCGGGGAGAACGACGGGGCGCCCGACTTTTCTCGCCAAATAG
- the cydB gene encoding cytochrome d ubiquinol oxidase subunit II encodes MELHNVWFVLIAVLWIGYFFLEGFDFGVGVLTKLLARGRPEKRVLINTIGPVWDGNEVWLLTAGGATFAAFPEWYATLFSGFYLPLLIILVCLIVRGVAFEYRAKRPEENWQRNWEEAIFWTSLIPAVLWGVAFGNIVRGVKIDREMEYVGTFGDLLNPYAILGGLVTLALFTFHGAVFAALKTVGDIRVRARALALKLGLVSAVLGLGFMIWTQADKGDGSSLVAMVVAVVALVGGIGAIKVGREGWTFALSGITIAAVMAMLFLTLFPDVMPSSLNPEWSLTVTNASSSPYTLKIMTWCAAIATPLVLLYQSWTYWVFRKRIGTQHIADAAH; translated from the coding sequence ATGGAACTCCACAACGTCTGGTTCGTACTCATCGCCGTCCTCTGGATCGGCTACTTCTTCCTGGAGGGCTTCGACTTCGGGGTCGGCGTCCTGACCAAGCTGCTCGCCCGGGGCCGCCCGGAGAAGCGCGTCCTGATCAACACCATCGGTCCCGTCTGGGACGGCAACGAGGTGTGGCTGCTGACCGCCGGCGGCGCGACCTTCGCCGCCTTCCCCGAGTGGTACGCGACTCTCTTCTCCGGCTTCTATCTGCCGCTGCTGATCATCCTGGTCTGTCTGATCGTGCGCGGTGTCGCCTTCGAGTACCGGGCGAAGCGGCCCGAGGAGAACTGGCAGCGCAACTGGGAGGAGGCCATCTTCTGGACCTCCCTGATCCCGGCCGTGCTCTGGGGCGTCGCCTTCGGCAACATCGTGCGCGGCGTGAAGATCGACAGGGAGATGGAGTACGTCGGTACCTTCGGCGACCTGCTCAACCCCTACGCGATCCTCGGCGGCCTGGTCACGCTCGCCCTCTTCACCTTCCACGGAGCGGTCTTCGCCGCCCTCAAGACGGTCGGCGACATCCGGGTCAGGGCCCGGGCGCTCGCGCTGAAGCTGGGTCTCGTCTCGGCCGTCCTCGGGCTCGGCTTCATGATCTGGACGCAGGCGGACAAGGGCGACGGCAGCAGCCTGGTCGCCATGGTCGTCGCCGTGGTGGCGCTGGTCGGTGGGATCGGGGCGATCAAGGTGGGGCGCGAGGGCTGGACGTTCGCGCTCTCGGGCATCACCATCGCCGCAGTGATGGCGATGCTTTTCCTGACGCTCTTCCCCGACGTCATGCCGTCTTCACTCAACCCCGAGTGGAGTCTTACGGTGACGAACGCATCGTCGAGTCCGTACACGCTGAAGATCATGACGTGGTGTGCGGCGATCGCGACGCCCCTGGTGCTGCTCTACCAGAGCTGGACTTACTGGGTGTTCCGCAAGCGGATCGGTACGCAACACATCGCCGACGCAGCTCACTAA